Proteins encoded by one window of Arabidopsis thaliana chromosome 2, partial sequence:
- the DGK5 gene encoding diacylglycerol kinase 5 (diacylglycerol kinase 5 (DGK5); FUNCTIONS IN: diacylglycerol kinase activity; INVOLVED IN: activation of protein kinase C activity by G-protein coupled receptor protein signaling pathway; LOCATED IN: cellular_component unknown; EXPRESSED IN: 25 plant structures; EXPRESSED DURING: 15 growth stages; CONTAINS InterPro DOMAIN/s: Diacylglycerol kinase, catalytic domain (InterPro:IPR001206), Diacylglycerol kinase, accessory domain (InterPro:IPR000756), Diacylglycerol kinase, plant (InterPro:IPR016961); BEST Arabidopsis thaliana protein match is: diacylglycerol kinase 6 (TAIR:AT4G28130.1); Has 35333 Blast hits to 34131 proteins in 2444 species: Archae - 798; Bacteria - 22429; Metazoa - 974; Fungi - 991; Plants - 531; Viruses - 0; Other Eukaryotes - 9610 (source: NCBI BLink).), which produces MEKYNSLSDFLKEFYIPTYVLSAETEEEEEEESRPTPASPVLVFINSKSGGQLGGELILTYRSLLNHNQVFDLDQETPDKVLRRIYLNLERLKDDDFARQIREKLKIIVAGGDGTAGWLLGVVCDLKLSHPPPIATVPLGTGNNLPFAFGWGKKNPGTDRTAVESFLEQVLKAKVMKIDNWHILMRMKTPKEGGSCDPVAPLELPHSLHAFHRVSPTDELNKEGCHTFRGGFWNYFSLGMDAQISYAFHSERKLHPEKFKNQLVNQSTYVKLGCTQGWFCASLFHPASRNIAQLAKVKIATRNGQWQDLHIPHSIRSIVCLNLPSFSGGLNPWGTPNPRKQRDRGLTPPFVDDGLIEVVGFRNAWHGLVLLAPNGHGTRLAQANRIRFEFHKGATDHTFMRMDGEPWKQPLPLDDETVMVEISHLGQVNMLATHDCRSRSVFDPSTPRHQDGAEDYDDNEDDSVAEGEEFRKFGAADTFKIPDEGEHSNKKGRASRRRNSNVHGWSHVL; this is translated from the exons ATGGAGAAATACAACAGTTTATCAGATTTTCTCAAGGAGTTCTACATCCCTACGTACGTCCTCTCGGCGGAAacagaagaggaggaggaggaggagagtcGTCCTACACCTGCGAGCCCCGTCCTTGTCTTCATCAACTCCAAAAGCGGTGGTCAGTTGGGTGGCGAACTCATTCTCACCTACCGATCTCTTCTCAATCACAATCAGGTCTTTGATCTCGACCAGGAGACTCCAGATAAAGTGCTCCGCAGAATCTATCTTAACCTGGAGAGGCTCAAAGATGATGATTTCGCTCGTCAGATTCGggagaaattaaaaatcatt GTTGCAGGAGGTGATGGCACTGCTGGGTGGCTCCTTGGAGTTGTATGTGACCTTAAATTGTCACATCCTCCTCCAATTGCCACTGTACCTTTGGGTACAGGAAACAACCTTCCCTTTGCTTTTGGATGG GGAAAGAAGAATCCAGGAACAGATAGGACTGCAGTGGAGTCGTTTTTGGAACAAGTGTTGAAGGCAAAAGTGATGAAGATTGACAA TTGGCACATACTTATGAGGATGAAAACTCCCAAAGAAGGTGGTTCTTGTGATCCTGTTGCTCCTCTTGAGTTACCACATTCTCTACATGCATTTCACCGTGTTTCTCCAACTGATGAACTAAACAAG GAAGGCTGCCACACTTTTCGAGGAGGGTTCTGGAATTACTTTAGCCTCG GAATGGATGCTCAGATTTCTTATGCGTTTCATTCTGAGAGGAAGCTTCACCCTGAAAAGTTTAAGAATCAGCTGGTTAATCAG AGTACGTATGTAAAGCTTGGTTGCACGCAAGGATGGTTTTGTGCCTCTCTTTTCCACCCTGCTTCACG GAATATAGCTCAGCTTGCCAAGGTTAAGATTGCAACTAGAAATGGCCAGTGGCAGGACCTCCACATACCACATAg CATCAGGTCCATTGTATGTCTGAATCTGCCCAGCTTTTCGGGAGGATTAAATCCTTGGGGCACACCAAATCCCAGGAAACAACGTGAT AGAGGCTTGACTCCACCATTTGTAGATGATGGCCTCATTGAGGTTGTTGGGTTTAGAAATGCTTGGCATGGTCTTGTTCTGCTCGCTCCCAATGGACATGGGACACGACTTGCCCAG GCAAATCGTATTCGCTTCGAATTTCACAAAGGTGCAACCGACCATACATTCATGAGGATGGATGGGGAGCCCTGGAAACAGCCACTGCCACTGGATGATGAAACTGTGATGGTAGAGATTTCACACCTTGGCCAAGTGAACATGCTTGCAACTCATGACTGCCGGTCCAGAAGTGTGTTTGACCCTTCAACACCCCGCCATCAGGATGGTGCAGAAGattatgatgataatgaagacGACTCAGTGGCTGAAGGCGAAGAATTTAGAAAGTTTGGTGCTGCGGATACCTTCAAGATTCCTGATGAG GGAGAACACAGTAATAAAAAAGGAAGGGCTTCAAGGAGGAGAAATTCAAATGTTCATGGTTGGTCACATGTGCTCTGA
- the DGK5 gene encoding diacylglycerol kinase 5 (diacylglycerol kinase 5 (DGK5); FUNCTIONS IN: diacylglycerol kinase activity; INVOLVED IN: activation of protein kinase C activity by G-protein coupled receptor protein signaling pathway; LOCATED IN: cellular_component unknown; EXPRESSED IN: 25 plant structures; EXPRESSED DURING: 15 growth stages; CONTAINS InterPro DOMAIN/s: Diacylglycerol kinase, catalytic domain (InterPro:IPR001206), Diacylglycerol kinase, accessory domain (InterPro:IPR000756), Diacylglycerol kinase, plant (InterPro:IPR016961); BEST Arabidopsis thaliana protein match is: diacylglycerol kinase 6 (TAIR:AT4G28130.1); Has 35333 Blast hits to 34131 proteins in 2444 species: Archae - 798; Bacteria - 22429; Metazoa - 974; Fungi - 991; Plants - 531; Viruses - 0; Other Eukaryotes - 9610 (source: NCBI BLink).), producing the protein MEKYNSLSDFLKEFYIPTYVLSAETEEEEEEESRPTPASPVLVFINSKSGGQLGGELILTYRSLLNHNQVFDLDQETPDKVLRRIYLNLERLKDDDFARQIREKLKIIVAGGDGTAGWLLGVVCDLKLSHPPPIATVPLGTGNNLPFAFGWGKKNPGTDRTAVESFLEQVLKAKVMKIDNWHILMRMKTPKEGGSCDPVAPLELPHSLHAFHRVSPTDELNKEGCHTFRGGFWNYFSLGMDAQISYAFHSERKLHPEKFKNQLVNQSTYVKLGCTQGWFCASLFHPASRNIAQLAKVKIATRNGQWQDLHIPHSIRSIVCLNLPSFSGGLNPWGTPNPRKQRDRGLTPPFVDDGLIEVVGFRNAWHGLVLLAPNGHGTRLAQANRIRFEFHKGATDHTFMRMDGEPWKQPLPLDDETVMVEISHLGQVNMLATHDCRSRSVFDPSTPRHQDGAEDYDDNEDDSVAEGEEFRKFGAADTFKIPDEVDISQLS; encoded by the exons ATGGAGAAATACAACAGTTTATCAGATTTTCTCAAGGAGTTCTACATCCCTACGTACGTCCTCTCGGCGGAAacagaagaggaggaggaggaggagagtcGTCCTACACCTGCGAGCCCCGTCCTTGTCTTCATCAACTCCAAAAGCGGTGGTCAGTTGGGTGGCGAACTCATTCTCACCTACCGATCTCTTCTCAATCACAATCAGGTCTTTGATCTCGACCAGGAGACTCCAGATAAAGTGCTCCGCAGAATCTATCTTAACCTGGAGAGGCTCAAAGATGATGATTTCGCTCGTCAGATTCGggagaaattaaaaatcatt GTTGCAGGAGGTGATGGCACTGCTGGGTGGCTCCTTGGAGTTGTATGTGACCTTAAATTGTCACATCCTCCTCCAATTGCCACTGTACCTTTGGGTACAGGAAACAACCTTCCCTTTGCTTTTGGATGG GGAAAGAAGAATCCAGGAACAGATAGGACTGCAGTGGAGTCGTTTTTGGAACAAGTGTTGAAGGCAAAAGTGATGAAGATTGACAA TTGGCACATACTTATGAGGATGAAAACTCCCAAAGAAGGTGGTTCTTGTGATCCTGTTGCTCCTCTTGAGTTACCACATTCTCTACATGCATTTCACCGTGTTTCTCCAACTGATGAACTAAACAAG GAAGGCTGCCACACTTTTCGAGGAGGGTTCTGGAATTACTTTAGCCTCG GAATGGATGCTCAGATTTCTTATGCGTTTCATTCTGAGAGGAAGCTTCACCCTGAAAAGTTTAAGAATCAGCTGGTTAATCAG AGTACGTATGTAAAGCTTGGTTGCACGCAAGGATGGTTTTGTGCCTCTCTTTTCCACCCTGCTTCACG GAATATAGCTCAGCTTGCCAAGGTTAAGATTGCAACTAGAAATGGCCAGTGGCAGGACCTCCACATACCACATAg CATCAGGTCCATTGTATGTCTGAATCTGCCCAGCTTTTCGGGAGGATTAAATCCTTGGGGCACACCAAATCCCAGGAAACAACGTGAT AGAGGCTTGACTCCACCATTTGTAGATGATGGCCTCATTGAGGTTGTTGGGTTTAGAAATGCTTGGCATGGTCTTGTTCTGCTCGCTCCCAATGGACATGGGACACGACTTGCCCAG GCAAATCGTATTCGCTTCGAATTTCACAAAGGTGCAACCGACCATACATTCATGAGGATGGATGGGGAGCCCTGGAAACAGCCACTGCCACTGGATGATGAAACTGTGATGGTAGAGATTTCACACCTTGGCCAAGTGAACATGCTTGCAACTCATGACTGCCGGTCCAGAAGTGTGTTTGACCCTTCAACACCCCGCCATCAGGATGGTGCAGAAGattatgatgataatgaagacGACTCAGTGGCTGAAGGCGAAGAATTTAGAAAGTTTGGTGCTGCGGATACCTTCAAGATTCCTGATGAGGTTGATATTTCTCAACTTAGTTAG
- a CDS encoding chaperone (DUF3353) (Protein of unknown function (DUF3353); LOCATED IN: membrane; EXPRESSED IN: 23 plant structures; EXPRESSED DURING: 15 growth stages; CONTAINS InterPro DOMAIN/s: Protein of unknown function DUF3353 (InterPro:IPR021788); BEST Arabidopsis thaliana protein match is: Protein of unknown function (DUF3353) (TAIR:AT5G23040.1); Has 244 Blast hits to 243 proteins in 75 species: Archae - 0; Bacteria - 107; Metazoa - 0; Fungi - 0; Plants - 103; Viruses - 0; Other Eukaryotes - 34 (source: NCBI BLink).): MATAALSAARPNRLSSASSDVPLHPLYLPTKLQFPSRKTQLWRSAAILLPTRRRCAPPRASSRADDSPPFDMSVETALKVLGVSEGASFDEILRAKKSILASRKDDPNAISQAEAAYDMLLMQSLNQRRAGKVVSNNIRYADVKSSNPLGTSTVTQWMKNPPVSVDMPSTSDLGIQAGVYGAMMVLTYVNGSSFESSGMPYAGADVPGLILASSFGASLYFMTKKKVKLGKAAALTAGGLVAGAVVGSAIETWLHVDVVPFLGLHSPAAVVSEFIVFSQFLVSLCLR; encoded by the exons ATGGCAACCGCAGCTCTCTCCGCCGCCCGACCCAACCGCCTTAGCTCAGCCTCCTCCGATGTTCCTCTCCACCCCCTATATCTCCCTACCAAGCTCCAATTTCCTTCCCGTAAGACTCAGCTGTGGCGCTCCGCCGCGATTCTCTTACCCACACGGCGGCGATGCGCTCCGCCTAGAGCTAGTTCTCGCGCCGACGATTCTCCACCCTTCGATATGTCTGTGGAGACGGCGCTTAAGGTTCTCGGAGTCTCCGAAGGAGCTTCCTTCGACGAAATTCTTCGTGCCAAGAAATCGATCCTGGCTTCTCGTAAGGACGACCCCAACGCCATCTCTCAG GCTGAGGCTGCATATGACATGCTGCTGATGCAGAGCCTAAACCAACGCCGAGCAGGAAAAGTTGTAAGCAACAACATTCGCTACGCTGATGTTAAATCTAGTAACCCTCTGGGAACAAGTACTGTGACTCAGTGGATGAAGAATCCACCTGTCTCTGTTGATATGCCTTCCACGAGCGATCTCGGGATACAAGCTGGAGTCTATGGAGCCATGATGGTTTTGACTTATGTGAATGGGAGTTCCTTTGAATCTTCTGGGATGCCTTATGCTGGTGCTGATGTGCCCGGACTTATATTGGCTAGCAGCTTTGGGGCTTCCCTATACTTTATGACCAAAAAGAAAGTCAAGCTAG GGAAAGCAGCTGCGTTGACGGCAGGAGGATTAGTGGCAGGTGCAGTGGTGGGATCAGCCATTGAGACCTGGCTGCACGTTGATGTGGTTCCGTTTCTGGGTCTCCACTCCCCAGCTGCAGTCGTGAGTGAATTCATAGTATTCTCTCAGTTCTTGGTGTCTCTATGCTTAAGGTAG
- a CDS encoding uncharacterized protein (unknown protein; Has 30201 Blast hits to 17322 proteins in 780 species: Archae - 12; Bacteria - 1396; Metazoa - 17338; Fungi - 3422; Plants - 5037; Viruses - 0; Other Eukaryotes - 2996 (source: NCBI BLink).): MECMEMQSGWDQGFYFDLKKIEGVCRYFQELCQRAFWSVRGAGATLPTETTLLIQFIGVHICSKIRD; the protein is encoded by the coding sequence ATGGAGTGCATGGAAATGCAAAGTGGTTGGGACCAAGGGTTCTACTTTGAtctgaagaagattgaagGGGTCTGCCGCTACTTCCAAGAGCTGTGTCAGAGGGCCTTTTGGTCAGTGCGAGGGGCTGGTGCCACCTTGCCAACAGAAACTACGCTTCTAATTCAATTTATCGGCGTCCATATTTGTTCCAAAATCCGTGACTAG
- a CDS encoding SNARE-like superfamily protein (SNARE-like superfamily protein; FUNCTIONS IN: molecular_function unknown; INVOLVED IN: transport, ER to Golgi vesicle-mediated transport; LOCATED IN: intracellular; EXPRESSED IN: 24 plant structures; EXPRESSED DURING: 15 growth stages; CONTAINS InterPro DOMAIN/s: Sedlin (InterPro:IPR006722), Longin-like (InterPro:IPR011012); BEST Arabidopsis thaliana protein match is: SNARE-like superfamily protein (TAIR:AT1G80500.1); Has 516 Blast hits to 516 proteins in 166 species: Archae - 0; Bacteria - 0; Metazoa - 260; Fungi - 97; Plants - 87; Viruses - 0; Other Eukaryotes - 72 (source: NCBI BLink).): protein MIVCVAVVGHQNNPLYIQSFTDADDALKLHHIVHCSLDVIEERVNNPKKSGTTLNEAFLGLLYPTVNYKVYGYLTNTKVKFILVTTDLDVRDTDVRSFFRKFHAAYVDAVSNPFHVPGKKITSRTFAQTVSNIVGSYGLN, encoded by the exons ATGATCGTTTGCGTCGCCGTCGTCGGCCACCAG AACAATCCGCTTTACATACAAAGCTTCACGGATGCTGACGATGCTCTCAAGCTCCACCACATTGTTCATTGCTCCCTTGATGTCATCGAAGAGCGAG TGAACAATCCGAAAAAGTCTGGTACAACACTGAACGAGGCTTTTCTTGGCTTGCTCTATCCTACTGTGAACTACAAAGT GTATGGTTACTTGACTAATACCAAGGTTAAATTTATATTGGTCACTACTGATTTGGATGTTAGAGACACCGATGTGAGAAGT TTCTTCAGGAAGTTCCATGCTGCTTACGTTGATGCAGTCTCAAACCCCTTTCATGTCCCTGGCAAAAAGATAACCTCGAGAACCTTTGCGCAAACTGTAAGCAACATCGTTGGATCGTACGGTTTGAACTGA
- a CDS encoding transmembrane protein, putative (DUF1279): MATRLKEIVKKYGKVALGVHFSVSGVSISGFYIAIKNNVDVESLLEKYQIPWFSSKENPNPSLDLKLEEQGSVTSDNKTKQLAKSAGGALALAVLCNKALFPIRVPITMALTPPIARFLRQRKILKTGQ; this comes from the coding sequence ATGGCGACTCGGCTCAAGGAGATTGTGAAGAAGTACGGAAAAGTCGCGCTTGGAGTCCATTTCTCGGTCTCCGGCGTCTCAATTAGTGGATTCTACATCGCGATCAAGAACAACGTCGATGTCGAATCGCTCTTGGAGAAATACCAAATCCCATGGTTCTCCAGCAAggaaaaccctaaccctagcCTCGATTTAAAGCTGGAAGAGCAAGGTTCCGTTACGAGCGATAACAAGACGAAACAGCTTGCGAAATCGGCCGGCGGAGCCCTAGCGTTGGCGGTTTTGTGCAATAAGGCGCTTTTTCCGATCAGAGTTCCGATCACGATGGCGTTGACTCCTCCAATCGCTAGATTCCTCAGGCAGAGGAAGATCCTCAAAACCGGCCAATGA
- a CDS encoding phospholipase-like protein (PEARLI 4) family protein yields the protein MHTILLYNGLWLIELSGVHAGLHTDPGMDFFHSREKRHGKRAGLFGHKSASKSNPSSPPHLAEGRSQPTTHFGMKRSESEYAFPISDEQTTHWKPQQQASERIPNSHQRPPVYRYSTPERPREPDEDVTPRSNGSGSPFRSARTRTPDRRKRSSEITKELYERMYEADANVSPFHPFRSRSPAPYNTHERGRDYSRERYEAEGNVTSRNRPSSPFHPSQSRSPPPHARTQRYNNGKDHFEGMYEADADITPRNSPPMSPVHQHTSYSPPPPFYSSSDDEDDNNSTYLFPEIATGRRSRGVSGSSTPVHYKYQITSVETYEQERQFEPPELPDESQSFTMQEIARMRGLQSYGKEEIQLAISETYVSVANYKVRMSIAATLEAIIDKHGDIAASSKLQSTSTRSFYLESLAAAVMELKSTALRDLTKTRVAEIAAVVKDMDSVKIDVSWLKTAVTELAEAVEYYGKYDTAKIVREECDREMTAGKKEMEEMREELRRREKETKECRERVTELAGRLGQLEMKDVRVKKNLELYESKVLKFDGHSVLVD from the exons ATGCACACGATTCTATTATACAATGGACTCTGGCTGATCGAATTGTCCGGTGTACACGCAGGTTTGCATACCGATCCGGGGATGGATTTCTTCCAttcaagagagaagagacatGGCAAAAGAGCAG GATTGTTTGGTCACAAAAGTGCGAGCAAGAGCAACCCGTCGAGCCCTCCTCATCTTGCTGAGGGTCGGTCTCAGCCGACAACTCATTTCGGCATGAAAAGATCGGAATCAGAGTACGCGTTTCCCATCTCCGATGAACAAACCACTCACTGGAAACCACAACAGCAAGCCTCTGAACGCATCCCAAATTCCCACCAACGGCCTCCAGTCTACAGATATAGCACG CCTGAGCGTCCTAGAGAGCCTGATGAGGATGTGACTCCAAGGAGCAACGGTTCTGGGAGCCCTTTTCGATCTGCCAGAACCCGCACG CCTGATCGTCGTAAAAGGTCTAGCGAGATAACCAAAGAGCTGTACGAGAGAATGTATGAGGCAGATGCCAATGTGAGTCCATTTCACCCCTTCAGAAGCCGCTCTCCAGCTCCCTACAACACC CATGAACGTGGAAGAGACTACAGTAGAGAAAGATATGAAGCTGAAGGCAATGTAACTTCCCGGAACAGACCTTCAAGCCCATTTCATCCATCCCAAAGCCGCTCTCCACCGCCACACGCAAGG ACTCAGAGATACAACAACGGAAAAGATCATTTCGAGGGGATGTACGAGGCAGATGCCGATATCACACCGCGTAACAGCCCTCCCATGAGTCCTGTTCATCAACACACAAGCTACTCTCCACCACCGCCGTTCTACTCATCCAGTGACGACGAAGACGACAACAATTCCACCTATCTCTTTCCAGAAATTGCCACTGGACGTCGTTCCAGGGGAGTTTCAGGAAGCAGCACG CCGGTTCACTACAAGTATCAGATCACATCGGTAGAGACTTACGAGCAGGAGAGGCAATTCGAGCCGCCGGAGCTGCCGGACGAGTCACAGAGCTTCACGATGCAGGAGATCGCCAGAATGCGCGGACTTCAAAGCTACGGAAAGGAAGAGATACAATTAGCGATATCCGAGACTTACGTCTCCGTCGCCAATTACAAGGTACGGATGAGCATCGCCGCCACGCTCGAAGCGATCATTGACAAACACGGTGACATCGCCGCCTCGTCGAAGTTACAATCTACCTCAACGAGGTCGTTTTATCTCGAATCCCTAGCCGCAGCAGTAATGGAACTGAAATCAACGGCGTTGAGAGATCTGACGAAGACGCGAGTGGCGGAAATCGCGGCGGTCGTGAAGGACATGGATTCGGTGAAAATCGATGTATCGTGGCTCAAAACAGCGGTGACGGAGCTAGCGGAGGCGGTGGAGTACTACGGGAAGTACGACACGGCGAAGATTGTGAGGGAGGAGTGCGATAGGGAAATGACGGCGGGGAAAAAAGAGATGGAGGAGATGAGGGAGGAGCTGCGGCGGAGAGAGAAGGAAACGAAGGAATGTAGAGAGAGAGTGACGGAGTTGGCGGGACGGCTGGGGCAGCTGGAGATGAAGGATgtgagagtgaagaagaatctggagCTCTATGAGAGCAAGGTCCTTAAATTCGACGGTCATTCGGTTCTCGTTGACTGA
- a CDS encoding phospholipase-like protein (PEARLI 4) family protein (Arabidopsis phospholipase-like protein (PEARLI 4) family; CONTAINS InterPro DOMAIN/s: Phospholipase-like, arabidopsis (InterPro:IPR007942); BEST Arabidopsis thaliana protein match is: Arabidopsis phospholipase-like protein (PEARLI 4) family (TAIR:AT4G38550.1); Has 35333 Blast hits to 34131 proteins in 2444 species: Archae - 798; Bacteria - 22429; Metazoa - 974; Fungi - 991; Plants - 531; Viruses - 0; Other Eukaryotes - 9610 (source: NCBI BLink).), whose amino-acid sequence MDFFHSREKRHGKRAGLFGHKSASKSNPSSPPHLAEGRSQPTTHFGMKRSESEYAFPISDEQTTHWKPQQQASERIPNSHQRPPVYRYSTPERPREPDEDVTPRSNGSGSPFRSARTRTPDRRKRSSEITKELYERMYEADANVSPFHPFRSRSPAPYNTHERGRDYSRERYEAEGNVTSRNRPSSPFHPSQSRSPPPHARLQTQRYNNGKDHFEGMYEADADITPRNSPPMSPVHQHTSYSPPPPFYSSSDDEDDNNSTYLFPEIATGRRSRGVSGSSTPVHYKYQITSVETYEQERQFEPPELPDESQSFTMQEIARMRGLQSYGKEEIQLAISETYVSVANYKVRMSIAATLEAIIDKHGDIAASSKLQSTSTRSFYLESLAAAVMELKSTALRDLTKTRVAEIAAVVKDMDSVKIDVSWLKTAVTELAEAVEYYGKYDTAKIVREECDREMTAGKKEMEEMREELRRREKETKECRERVTELAGRLGQLEMKDVRVKKNLELYESKVLKFDGHSVLVD is encoded by the exons ATGGATTTCTTCCAttcaagagagaagagacatGGCAAAAGAGCAG GATTGTTTGGTCACAAAAGTGCGAGCAAGAGCAACCCGTCGAGCCCTCCTCATCTTGCTGAGGGTCGGTCTCAGCCGACAACTCATTTCGGCATGAAAAGATCGGAATCAGAGTACGCGTTTCCCATCTCCGATGAACAAACCACTCACTGGAAACCACAACAGCAAGCCTCTGAACGCATCCCAAATTCCCACCAACGGCCTCCAGTCTACAGATATAGCACG CCTGAGCGTCCTAGAGAGCCTGATGAGGATGTGACTCCAAGGAGCAACGGTTCTGGGAGCCCTTTTCGATCTGCCAGAACCCGCACG CCTGATCGTCGTAAAAGGTCTAGCGAGATAACCAAAGAGCTGTACGAGAGAATGTATGAGGCAGATGCCAATGTGAGTCCATTTCACCCCTTCAGAAGCCGCTCTCCAGCTCCCTACAACACC CATGAACGTGGAAGAGACTACAGTAGAGAAAGATATGAAGCTGAAGGCAATGTAACTTCCCGGAACAGACCTTCAAGCCCATTTCATCCATCCCAAAGCCGCTCTCCACCGCCACACGCAAGG TTGCAGACTCAGAGATACAACAACGGAAAAGATCATTTCGAGGGGATGTACGAGGCAGATGCCGATATCACACCGCGTAACAGCCCTCCCATGAGTCCTGTTCATCAACACACAAGCTACTCTCCACCACCGCCGTTCTACTCATCCAGTGACGACGAAGACGACAACAATTCCACCTATCTCTTTCCAGAAATTGCCACTGGACGTCGTTCCAGGGGAGTTTCAGGAAGCAGCACG CCGGTTCACTACAAGTATCAGATCACATCGGTAGAGACTTACGAGCAGGAGAGGCAATTCGAGCCGCCGGAGCTGCCGGACGAGTCACAGAGCTTCACGATGCAGGAGATCGCCAGAATGCGCGGACTTCAAAGCTACGGAAAGGAAGAGATACAATTAGCGATATCCGAGACTTACGTCTCCGTCGCCAATTACAAGGTACGGATGAGCATCGCCGCCACGCTCGAAGCGATCATTGACAAACACGGTGACATCGCCGCCTCGTCGAAGTTACAATCTACCTCAACGAGGTCGTTTTATCTCGAATCCCTAGCCGCAGCAGTAATGGAACTGAAATCAACGGCGTTGAGAGATCTGACGAAGACGCGAGTGGCGGAAATCGCGGCGGTCGTGAAGGACATGGATTCGGTGAAAATCGATGTATCGTGGCTCAAAACAGCGGTGACGGAGCTAGCGGAGGCGGTGGAGTACTACGGGAAGTACGACACGGCGAAGATTGTGAGGGAGGAGTGCGATAGGGAAATGACGGCGGGGAAAAAAGAGATGGAGGAGATGAGGGAGGAGCTGCGGCGGAGAGAGAAGGAAACGAAGGAATGTAGAGAGAGAGTGACGGAGTTGGCGGGACGGCTGGGGCAGCTGGAGATGAAGGATgtgagagtgaagaagaatctggagCTCTATGAGAGCAAGGTCCTTAAATTCGACGGTCATTCGGTTCTCGTTGACTGA